From Lagenorhynchus albirostris chromosome 15, mLagAlb1.1, whole genome shotgun sequence, one genomic window encodes:
- the SSTR5 gene encoding somatostatin receptor type 5, whose amino-acid sequence MEPLFPASPLTSWNASSAATGSGGENGTLAGLVPSPGARAVVVPVLYLLVCTVGLGGNALVIYVVLRHAKMKTVTNIYILNLAVADVLLMLGLPFVATQNAISYWPFGPVLCRLVMTLDGINQFTSIFCLTVMSVDRYLAVVHPIRSARWRRPRVAKLASATVWAFSLVMSLPLVVFADIQEGWNTCNLSWPEPVGLWGAIFIIYTSVLGFFGPLLVICLCYLLIVVKLKASGMRVGSTRRRSERKVTRMVVVVVLVFVGCWLPFFIVNIVNLAFVLPEEPASAGAYFFVVVLSYANSCANPLLYGFLSDNFRQSFRKVLCLRKSYGTEDADATEPRPGQSSRLQEAMLPARSCEANGLMQTSKL is encoded by the coding sequence ATGGAGCCTCTGTTCCCGGCCTCCCCACTGACCAGCTGGAATGCCTCCTCGGCAGCCACAGGCAGCGGCGGCGAGAATGGGACGCTGGCGGGGCTGGTGCCCTCACCGGGCGCCCGGGCGGTGGTGGTGCCTGTGCTCTACCTGCTGGTGTGCACAGTGGGGCTGGGCGGCAATGCGCTGGTCATCTACGTGGTACTGCGTCACGCCAAGATGAAGACGGTCACCAACATCTACATCCTCAACCTGGCCGTGGCCGACGTGCTCCTCATGCTGGGGCTGCCCTTCGTGGCCACGCAGAACGCCATCTCCTACTGGCCCTTCGGCCCCGTGCTCTGCCGCCTGGTCATGACACTGGACGGCATCAACCAGTTCACCAGCATCTTCTGCCTGACCGTCATGAGCGTGGACCGCTACCTGGCCGTGGTCCACCCCATCCGCTCCGCCCGCTGGCGCCGCCCTCGGGTGGCCAAGCTGGCCAGCGCCACGGTCTGGGCCTTTTCTCTGGTCATGTCACTGCCGCTGGTGGTGTTTGCAGACATCCAGGAGGGGTGGAACACCTGCAACCTCAGCTGGCCAGAGCCTGTGGGCCTGTGGGGTGCTATCTTCATCATCTACACGTCCGTGCTAGGCTTCTTTGGGCCGCTGCTGGTCATCTGCCTGTGCTACCTGCTCATCGTGGTGAAGCTGAAGGCCTCGGGCATGCGCGTGGGCTCCACGCGGCGGCGCTCAGAGCGCAAGGTGACCcgcatggtggtggtggtggtgctggtgttcGTGGGCTGCTGGCTGCCCTTCTTCATCGTCAACATCGTCAACCTGGCCTTTGTGCTGCCCGAGGAGCCCGCCTCCGCCGGCGCCTACTTCTTTGTGGTCGTGCTGTCCTATGCCAACAGCTGTGCCAACCCCTTGCTCTACGGCTTCCTCTCCGACAACTTCCGCCAGAGCTTCCGGAAGGTTCTGTGCCTCCGCAAGAGCTACGGCACTGAGGACGCGGATGCCACGGAGCCACGGCCGGGCCAGAGCAGCCGGCTGCAGGAGGCCATGCTGCCCGCACGCAGCTGCGAGGCCAACGGGCTCATGCAGACCAGCAAGCTGTGA